A window of the Halichoerus grypus chromosome 2, mHalGry1.hap1.1, whole genome shotgun sequence genome harbors these coding sequences:
- the DNAAF19 gene encoding dynein axonemal assembly factor 19, translating into MERNDIIDFKALEKELQAALSADEKYKRENAAKLRAVEQRVASYEEFRGIVLASHLKPLERKDKMGGKRTVAWNCHTTQRGTSQDETTEISQEQTLFQPETSAEFYRDWRRYLRSGPERYQALLQLGGPKLGHLFQADVGFGLLGELLVALADHVRPADRLVVLGILHSLASTGRFTLNLSLLSHAERESCRGLFQKLQATGAPRPTKEGLSQKERGLEEQPGGLQEEERLLQELLGLYQVD; encoded by the exons ATGGAAAGGAATGACATCATTGACTTCAAGGCTTTGGAGAAAGAGCTGCAGGCTGCACTCAGTGCTGATGAGAAATACAAACGGGAGAATGCTGCCAAGTTACGGGCCGTGGAGCAGAGGGTGGCTTCCTACGAGGAGTTCAG GGGTATTGTCCTTGCATCACATCTGAAGCCACTGGAGCGGAAGGACAAGATGGGAGGGAAGAGGACTGTGGCCTGGAACTGTCACACTACTCAGAGAGGGACCTCTCAGGACGAGACCACTGAAATCTCCCAG GAGCAAACACTTTTCCAGCCTGAGACCTCTGCAGAGTTCTACCGTGATTGGCGGCGGTACTTGCGGAGCGGGCCAGAGCGCTACCAGGCCCTGCTGCAGCTCGGAGGTCCAAAGCTGGGTCACCTCTTCCAGGCGGACGTGGGGTTTGGACTTCTAGGGGAGCTGCTGGTGGCCCTGGCGGATCATGTGAGGCCAGCCGACCGGTTGGTGGTGCTAGGGATCCTGCACAGCTTGGCCAGCACTGGGCGCTTCACCCTGAACCTGAGCCTGCTGAGCCATGCGGAGAGAGAGagctgcagaggcctgtttcagAAGCTGCAGGCCACGGGTGCTCCCAGACCCACAAAGGAGGGGCTCAGCCAGAAGGAGCGGGGTCTGGAGGAGCAGCCTGGTGGGctccaggaggaggagaggctcCTGCAAGAGCTGCTAGGGCTGTACCAGGTGGATTGA
- the FAM187A gene encoding Ig-like V-type domain-containing protein FAM187A: MNLAHTTVLLWVWGSLQAFEIVEKENIFQRTPCPAFLMFDNAAYLADMSFELPCHCKPEEVSAVVWYYQKHLGSSHTKVLTDFDGRVLTEESQVRVGSDMLVRFSIRMFSLLVFRAQPEDSGLYFCGTRKGDYFYAYDVDVQSGEGMVATFKDQGQEPFADEHHGSLHIFTTFWEWTPCDRCGVRGEQWRIGLCYLRSPGLSPRYRQTLPEVVSCGSQAVPRKLRAQAREHTPELLVQSCVVPCEKKKVGEGVMAILSYVSKVGSRPWLPQVPIQFHQQRLGHGLIISCPGARPEHAVAWDKDRQYFYRTQYLRGVNRSMRVFIDHGNHLHIRFTQLSDRGIYYCWRQGVRVAGLRLGVTSRGRYRASFSDPETRSAVELTLVGYLFITAVFVTIHLCRCCCYLFRCCPNFSP, encoded by the coding sequence ATGAACCTGGCCCACACCACTGTGCTCCTGTGGGTGTGGGGGAGTCTCCAGGCCTTCGAAATTGTGGAGAAGGAGAACATTTTTCAGAGGACCCCCTGCCCAGCCTTTCTGATGTTTGACAACGCAGCCTACCTGGCAGACATGAGCTTCGAACTTCCCTGCCACTGCAAGCCCGAGGAGGTGTCTGCTGTCGTCTGGTACTATCAGAAGCACCTGGGTAGCAGCCACACCAAAGTGCTGACGGACTTCGACGGGCGGGTGCTGACAGAGGAGTCCCAGGTGCGCGTGGGCAGCGACATGCTGGTTCGCTTCAGCATCCGCATGTTCAGCCTGTTGGTTTTCCGGGCCCAGCCCGAGGACTCGGGCCTGTACTTTTGTGGCACCCGCAAGGGGGACTACTTTTATGCCTACGATGTGGACGTCCAGAGCGGCGAGGGAATGGTGGCCACCTTCAAGGACCAGGGCCAGGAGCCCTTTGCCGACGAGCACCACGGGAGCCTCCACATCTTCACCACCTTCTGGGAGTGGACCCCTTGCGACCGCTGCGGGGTCCGAGGGGAGCAGTGGCGCATCGGCCTGTGCTACCTGCGGAGTCCGGGGCTCTCCCCGCGCTACCGCCAGACGCTGCCCGAGGTGGTGTCCTGCGGCTCGCAGGCCGTGCCCAGGAAGCTTCGGGCCCAGGCCAGGGAGCACACCCCCGAACTACTGGTTCAGAGCTGCGTGGTGCCGTGTGAGAAGAAGAAGGTCGGCGAGGGCGTGATGGCCATCCTCAGCTACGTGTCCAAGGTGGGCAGCCGGCCCTGGTTGCCTCAGGTGCCCATCCAGTTCCACCAGCAGAGGCTGGGCCACGGACTCATTATCTCCTGTCCCGGGGCGCGGCCAGAGCACGCCGTGGCCTGGGACAAGGACCGCCAGTACTTCTACCGCACGCAGTACCTGAGGGGCGTCAACAGGTCCATGAGGGTGTTCATCGACCACGGCAACCACCTCCACATCCGCTTCACCCAGCTGAGTGACCGGGGCATCTACTATTGCTGGCGGCAGGGGGTGCGCGTCGCCGGCTTGCGGCTGGGTGTCACGTCTCGAGGCCGCTACCGGGCCTCGTTCTCGGACCCTGAGACTCGCTCCGCTGTGGAGCTCACCCTGGTGGGCTACCTGTTCATCACAGCGGTCTTTGTCACCATTCACCTCTGTCGGTGCTGCTGTTACTTATTTCGCTGCTGCCCCAACTTCTCGCCCTAG